A portion of the Trichocoleus sp. genome contains these proteins:
- a CDS encoding PAS domain S-box protein yields the protein MSQLRQAIEQVFVGNSEMARLMRSHDWSQTPLGSVETWSQSLRTSINICLSSRSPILLWWGTDFVMFYNDACRSLLGAKHPKSMGQRGQDCWIEGWDVIRATLQGVLLTGEVTSSENQQLLLDRHGYLEECYFTFFYSPIADETGGTGGVFTAVTETTRQVIGERRLQTLRNLAANTAKAKTLEEAYKVAIAALDGNTGCIPFALLYRTESDNQAHLVGVTGLEAGTAASPIVVDLSQAQAWPFEQVRATKQPQRVENLRTRFGESFDKNGTTIANDALILPLTQTGGRQRVIGFLVLGISSKLAFDPDYQSFFDLVAGSVETAIVNVEAYEAKHRRAEALTELDRAETTSSNVSHEFRTLRPEAARATQNAETILSSISDGVYTFDRDWRYAYVNDRLCQMAGKSREELLGHCIWEVFPEAVETDVYVQFRKATREQMPLQFEALYSPWNRWFEHRLYPAPDGLTVFSAEVTTRKQADLVLVEQKRLLEFIALGQSLDECLSALCDSVSRLNPRARACILLADAHRLTFPRSITPDFPPSFGQGLKDAPINELCIGTCGEAVYSGQPATCADIANDDRWSQKWRDLCTAHGILACHSVPVLDVENQPLGSLMLCFDEPRMPNDWEYQIATFGAQIASIMLERDRANVALQQSEEQLRLAAEAASLGLWHWDVQSDTLTWTDQCKALFGLPTNTEMSYQVFLNAIHPDDRQRVQNMRPVLEDGQLERHEHEYRTLWPDGTVRWLMARGSAIYDADGNPTSSMGVIFDITERKQAEIALHVKSAELRHVTETAGIGLTRCSRDLRYLSANPAYAQLAGMTVEEIVDRPIVEVMGESAFEVIRPYVDRVLQGERVDYEAQVPFAAGGIRDLYIVYTPDKDSHGNIIGWIASVVDISDRKRIEEELRKSEQQLRSAIEVARFSPYEWNPVTGELVWDARLKAMWGLAPDAEVNLAVHNAGLHPEDREYVEQQAAKAIDPNGDGIFEAEFRVIGIEDGVERWISGRGQTFFDAERRPVYYVGAAQDISDRKRAEAALRESEERFRVLADCAPCLIWLNGADGGCEFVNQAYLDFFGKTLEELQGFGWQVDLHPDDAEEYVSAYLKAFRERNPFQAKVRVRRADGQYRWLDCYAAPRFSNSGALLGYVGTSFDITDRRQTEEALRESEERLRLAMEAAQMGSWDLDIRTGKLLWSEQYFKVLGYEPVATGEVSYEMWSSRVHPDDRDLVLQRWQQSRLEQQLYRAEYRVIRADNGQIAWVASLGSFTYDETGEPIRALGVVFDITDRKQTDAALQESLAILNTVNEVTPTLIYIKDRQRRLQMVNPATARLLGKSEAELIGKTEVDYLRLEEAEQIAENDCRVMESGQVILFEELVVVPEGNRIFLSAKAPYRDEQGNIIGLIGVSTDITDRKQAELALRESEALARARAEELEALMEVVPVAIWLAHDPDCHQVTVNRAAYNLMRAELGDPTTATPAEGIYPFKFKLQIKGQDVPAEELSLQKAGRTGQEVVQEAELVFEDGVVHYMYGRAVPLRDGAGNVRGVIGAYVDISDRKQAEAEREQLLAREQSAREEAERANRIKDEFLAVLSHELRSPLNPILGWSRLLLNGNLDEVRMRQALTTIERNAKLQAELIEDLLDVSRILQGKLSLTVSSVNLASTIKAAIETVRLAAEAKSIAIETNLDFNVGLVSGDATRLQQVVWNLLSNAVKFTPEGGHVIVQLEQVERQARITVSDTGKGIVPDFLPYVFDYFRQADSATTRKFGGLGLGLAIVRHLVELHGGTIQADSPGEGLGATFTVHLPLMQVLPKIEPCSQLPQQSLTLQGIHVLVVDDDTDSRDFIEFLLRQSGAMVMTAASAEEALTALMQFQPDVLLSDIGMPEMDGYMLMQRVRVLLPEQGGQIPAIALTAYAGEFDQRQALSVGFQRHVPKPVEPEKLVEVIVSLLNRAG from the coding sequence ATGTCCCAGCTTCGGCAAGCGATAGAACAAGTATTTGTGGGTAACAGTGAGATGGCAAGGCTGATGCGATCGCATGACTGGTCGCAAACACCACTTGGTTCTGTTGAAACCTGGTCACAAAGCCTACGAACGTCCATCAACATTTGTTTGTCCTCTCGGTCTCCAATTCTGCTGTGGTGGGGAACGGACTTTGTGATGTTTTACAACGATGCCTGCCGGTCTTTACTAGGGGCAAAGCATCCAAAGTCAATGGGGCAACGGGGACAAGACTGTTGGATTGAGGGATGGGACGTAATCAGAGCCACGCTGCAAGGAGTCTTGCTTACTGGAGAGGTTACGTCGTCAGAAAATCAACAATTGCTGCTCGATCGCCACGGCTACCTTGAGGAGTGTTATTTCACCTTCTTCTATAGCCCCATTGCGGATGAAACGGGCGGTACCGGTGGCGTGTTTACTGCTGTGACAGAAACGACCCGACAAGTGATTGGGGAGCGACGCTTGCAGACCTTGCGGAATCTTGCGGCTAATACCGCCAAGGCAAAAACGCTTGAGGAGGCTTACAAGGTGGCGATCGCAGCGCTGGATGGGAATACGGGTTGCATCCCGTTTGCGTTGCTCTACCGAACTGAATCTGATAATCAAGCTCATTTAGTGGGAGTTACCGGATTGGAAGCTGGAACGGCGGCTAGTCCAATCGTGGTCGATTTGTCTCAGGCGCAGGCGTGGCCGTTTGAGCAAGTGAGAGCCACAAAACAGCCCCAGCGGGTTGAGAATTTGAGGACTCGATTTGGCGAATCGTTCGACAAAAATGGAACGACGATCGCCAACGATGCACTGATCTTGCCCTTGACTCAGACAGGTGGCAGGCAGCGAGTGATTGGATTTCTCGTGCTGGGCATTAGTTCGAAACTTGCATTCGACCCGGACTATCAAAGCTTTTTCGATCTTGTTGCTGGAAGCGTCGAAACGGCGATCGTCAACGTCGAAGCTTACGAAGCAAAACATCGGCGGGCTGAGGCACTGACAGAACTCGATCGCGCCGAAACAACCTCCAGCAATGTCAGCCATGAGTTTCGCACCCTTCGACCAGAAGCAGCAAGGGCCACACAAAATGCCGAAACGATTTTATCAAGCATCAGCGATGGGGTTTACACCTTTGATCGCGATTGGCGTTATGCCTATGTCAACGATCGCCTTTGCCAAATGGCAGGTAAGTCGCGAGAAGAACTCCTGGGTCATTGCATTTGGGAAGTTTTCCCTGAAGCGGTTGAAACAGATGTTTATGTTCAATTTCGCAAAGCGACGCGAGAACAGATGCCCCTCCAGTTTGAGGCGCTATATTCGCCCTGGAATCGCTGGTTTGAGCATCGTCTTTATCCTGCTCCCGATGGGCTGACAGTTTTCTCTGCTGAGGTAACGACTCGTAAACAGGCAGACCTGGTATTGGTAGAGCAGAAACGCCTGTTGGAATTTATTGCTCTAGGTCAATCTTTAGATGAGTGTCTTTCAGCCCTTTGTGACTCCGTATCTAGGCTAAATCCGCGCGCCCGTGCCTGCATTTTGCTGGCGGATGCCCACCGGCTAACCTTCCCCCGCTCCATCACTCCCGATTTTCCGCCATCCTTTGGGCAGGGACTCAAAGATGCACCCATTAACGAGTTGTGCATTGGCACCTGTGGCGAGGCCGTCTACTCAGGGCAGCCAGCCACCTGTGCTGATATTGCCAACGACGATCGCTGGTCACAGAAATGGCGCGACTTATGCACTGCGCACGGCATCCTGGCATGTCACTCCGTGCCTGTGCTGGATGTGGAGAATCAACCCCTTGGCTCACTCATGCTCTGTTTCGACGAGCCGCGGATGCCAAACGATTGGGAATACCAAATTGCCACCTTTGGCGCCCAGATTGCCAGCATTATGCTTGAACGCGATCGCGCGAACGTTGCTCTACAGCAAAGCGAGGAGCAATTGCGATTAGCTGCGGAGGCAGCCAGTTTGGGACTATGGCATTGGGATGTGCAAAGTGACACCTTGACTTGGACGGACCAATGCAAAGCCCTGTTTGGTTTGCCAACCAATACAGAAATGTCCTATCAAGTTTTCCTGAATGCGATACATCCAGACGACCGGCAGCGGGTACAGAATATGCGTCCTGTCCTAGAAGATGGACAATTGGAGCGCCATGAGCATGAGTACCGAACCCTGTGGCCTGATGGCACCGTGCGCTGGCTTATGGCAAGAGGAAGCGCCATCTACGACGCAGATGGAAACCCTACCTCTAGCATGGGTGTGATTTTTGACATCACTGAGCGCAAACAGGCAGAAATTGCTTTGCATGTTAAATCCGCTGAGTTGCGTCACGTTACGGAAACGGCTGGAATCGGATTAACTCGTTGTAGCCGAGATTTACGCTATCTTTCTGCCAATCCTGCCTATGCTCAATTGGCGGGAATGACGGTAGAAGAGATCGTTGATAGACCGATTGTAGAGGTGATGGGTGAATCGGCATTCGAGGTGATTCGCCCCTATGTCGATCGCGTTCTGCAAGGTGAGCGCGTTGACTATGAAGCTCAAGTACCGTTTGCAGCGGGGGGAATACGAGATCTCTATATCGTCTATACACCGGATAAAGATAGTCACGGCAATATCATTGGCTGGATTGCTTCAGTCGTAGACATCAGCGATCGCAAACGAATTGAAGAGGAATTACGCAAGAGTGAACAGCAGCTGCGAAGCGCGATCGAAGTCGCTCGATTTTCGCCGTACGAATGGAATCCGGTGACGGGTGAACTCGTTTGGGATGCTCGATTGAAAGCGATGTGGGGGTTAGCACCGGATGCCGAGGTCAATTTAGCCGTCCATAATGCCGGACTCCATCCCGAAGACCGTGAGTACGTCGAACAACAAGCTGCAAAAGCCATTGACCCCAATGGTGATGGCATCTTTGAGGCTGAATTTCGGGTCATCGGTATTGAGGACGGAGTTGAACGCTGGATCTCGGGTCGTGGACAAACGTTTTTTGACGCTGAGCGTCGTCCTGTTTACTATGTGGGTGCGGCACAAGATATTAGCGATCGCAAACGGGCTGAAGCCGCTTTACGCGAAAGTGAAGAACGCTTTCGGGTTCTGGCGGATTGTGCCCCCTGTCTGATTTGGCTGAACGGCGCGGATGGAGGCTGCGAGTTCGTCAATCAAGCTTACTTAGACTTCTTCGGCAAAACGTTAGAAGAGCTCCAGGGGTTTGGATGGCAGGTTGACTTGCATCCCGATGACGCAGAAGAGTATGTTTCTGCTTACCTGAAGGCATTCCGGGAGCGCAACCCCTTCCAGGCAAAGGTTCGAGTTAGGCGAGCAGACGGCCAATATCGCTGGCTTGACTGCTATGCTGCGCCCCGGTTCAGCAATTCTGGAGCCTTGCTTGGCTATGTCGGAACCAGCTTTGACATCACTGATCGCAGGCAAACTGAAGAAGCCTTGCGCGAAAGTGAAGAACGGTTGAGATTGGCAATGGAAGCTGCCCAAATGGGAAGCTGGGACTTGGATATCAGAACTGGAAAGCTGCTTTGGTCAGAACAATATTTCAAAGTGTTAGGGTATGAACCCGTTGCGACTGGGGAAGTCAGTTATGAGATGTGGAGTAGTCGAGTTCATCCCGATGATCGAGACTTAGTTCTGCAAAGATGGCAACAGTCCAGGCTAGAACAGCAGCTTTATCGAGCAGAATACCGAGTCATTCGAGCTGATAATGGGCAAATTGCCTGGGTCGCTTCTCTGGGAAGTTTCACCTATGACGAAACCGGAGAGCCCATCCGAGCACTGGGGGTTGTGTTTGATATCACCGATCGCAAACAGACGGATGCAGCCTTACAGGAAAGCCTTGCCATCCTGAATACCGTAAACGAAGTAACTCCCACCCTGATTTACATCAAGGATCGTCAAAGACGCTTACAAATGGTCAATCCAGCCACGGCTCGCTTACTCGGCAAATCGGAAGCAGAGCTGATCGGCAAAACAGAAGTAGATTACCTCAGACTGGAAGAGGCTGAGCAAATAGCAGAAAACGATTGTCGCGTGATGGAAAGCGGACAGGTCATTCTTTTTGAGGAACTGGTCGTTGTGCCAGAAGGAAACCGAATATTTCTTTCAGCTAAAGCGCCATATCGTGATGAACAGGGCAATATCATCGGATTGATTGGAGTTTCCACCGACATCACCGATCGCAAACAGGCAGAACTGGCTTTACGCGAAAGTGAAGCACTTGCCCGGGCTCGTGCCGAAGAATTGGAAGCACTGATGGAAGTGGTTCCAGTTGCAATTTGGCTAGCCCATGACCCTGACTGTCACCAAGTAACGGTAAACCGAGCTGCTTATAATTTGATGCGAGCAGAACTGGGTGATCCAACCACTGCTACCCCTGCTGAAGGCATCTATCCCTTCAAATTCAAGCTGCAAATAAAGGGACAAGACGTTCCAGCAGAAGAGCTTTCCTTGCAAAAGGCAGGGAGAACAGGCCAGGAGGTCGTACAGGAAGCCGAACTCGTGTTTGAGGATGGCGTCGTGCATTACATGTATGGACGAGCCGTACCGCTGCGGGATGGGGCGGGTAACGTTCGCGGGGTAATCGGAGCCTACGTAGACATTAGCGATCGCAAACAAGCTGAAGCCGAGCGCGAACAGCTCTTAGCACGAGAACAGTCCGCACGGGAAGAAGCTGAACGTGCTAACCGCATCAAAGATGAATTTTTAGCCGTGCTGTCTCATGAGTTGCGATCGCCCCTAAACCCAATTCTGGGATGGTCTAGACTCCTACTGAATGGCAATTTAGATGAGGTAAGAATGAGGCAGGCCCTGACAACAATTGAGCGTAATGCCAAATTGCAAGCTGAACTGATTGAGGATTTGCTTGATGTCTCTCGAATTCTACAGGGTAAGCTCAGCCTCACCGTTAGCTCAGTTAATTTAGCCTCAACGATTAAAGCAGCAATTGAAACCGTGCGACTGGCAGCAGAAGCCAAGTCGATTGCGATCGAGACGAATCTAGATTTCAACGTTGGACTGGTTTCAGGCGATGCTACTCGCTTGCAACAGGTGGTGTGGAACTTGCTCTCCAATGCCGTTAAATTTACTCCCGAAGGCGGGCATGTGATCGTGCAATTAGAGCAAGTTGAGCGTCAAGCTCGAATCACAGTGAGTGATACCGGAAAAGGAATTGTTCCTGATTTTCTTCCCTATGTCTTTGATTACTTCCGTCAGGCTGACAGCGCAACGACTCGCAAGTTTGGTGGATTAGGTTTAGGACTTGCGATCGTGCGGCACCTGGTTGAACTACATGGCGGCACGATTCAAGCTGACAGTCCCGGCGAAGGATTAGGAGCTACCTTCACCGTTCATCTTCCACTCATGCA
- a CDS encoding helix-turn-helix transcriptional regulator has product MKPVSGKTSKRSLVLNQPEYCHLIRKLRHLMQLTQVQLAAELGVTYETINRWENGHIQPSPLALKQIRVVIERITQSPSSLLQDEGYILLNTYFSNGSRNGS; this is encoded by the coding sequence ATGAAACCTGTTTCTGGTAAAACCTCTAAACGGTCTTTAGTGTTGAATCAACCAGAGTACTGCCACCTGATTCGTAAACTCCGCCACTTAATGCAGCTGACTCAGGTACAACTGGCCGCAGAGCTTGGCGTAACTTATGAAACCATCAATCGGTGGGAGAACGGTCATATTCAACCCTCGCCTCTGGCATTGAAACAGATCCGTGTTGTCATTGAGCGAATCACGCAGTCTCCCTCTAGCCTGCTCCAAGACGAGGGCTACATTCTTCTCAACACTTATTTCTCGAACGGTAGTAGAAACGGGAGCTAA